One Phaseolus vulgaris cultivar G19833 chromosome 4, P. vulgaris v2.0, whole genome shotgun sequence DNA window includes the following coding sequences:
- the LOC137836714 gene encoding pentatricopeptide repeat-containing protein At5g40400-like, with the protein MVQHCSFFLNMIRRPSIYLPTLFQSFSNSTFTDKTLLFSSSTLITLHSHSKRTLSPFYNLLPPTQNPNNVVNLISSILKHKSSHLSLLQSNEIKGILPQLGPHEISRVLLRCQSDHSSALTFFNWVKNDLNITPTVQNYCVILHVLAWSRVFSQAMELLAELIQMVEVEGVCASSNEGIYENLVRCTEDCNWNPVIFAMLVKAYVKVGMVEKGLKTFRRNIETRLIPNVIACNCLLSGLSRFNYITQCWEVYEEMGRLGVQRNAYTFNIMTHVLCKDGDTDKVTGFLEKMEEEGFEPDLVTYNTLVNSYCKKRRLEDAFYLYKIMYVRGVMPNLITYTTLMNGLCEEGKVKEAHQLFHQMVHRGIAPDIVSYNTLVCGYCRHGEMQMCRSILYEMIGNRICPDSITCRVIVDGYARDGKLLSALNTVEELKRFRMKIPEEVYDYLVVALCKEGKPFAARSFLHRISEDGYTPKMNTYNKLVESLCEFNNEEEALILKSDMENKSMKVNAAAYRAVIICLCRVKRTVEAEVLLEEIIGSDMLPDVEISRALIKGYCEENKVDKAVSLLKLFAKEFQVYDTESYNAVVKVFCDVGNVTELMEVEDKLLKMGYVPNKLTCRHVIHGLQKAMELDDEILNHSLS; encoded by the coding sequence ATGGTCCAACATTGTTCTTTCTTTCTCAACATGATTCGTCGACCTTCAATTTATCTTCCCACACTGTTTCaatcattctccaactcaactTTCACCGATAAAAcccttcttttttcttcttctactcTCATCACTCTTCATTCTCACTCCAAACGCACTTTGAGTCCCTTTTACAATCTTCTGCCTCCCACCCAGAACCCCAACAACGTCGTAAACCTCATCTCCTCCATCCTCAAACACAAAAGTtcccacctttcccttctccaAAGTAATGAAATCAAAGGGATTCTCCCCCAGTTGGGTCCCCATGAAATTTCAAGGGTCTTGCTCAGATGCCAGTCTGATCACTCTTCAGCCCTCACTTTCTTCAATTGGGTTAAAAATGATTTGAATATCACGCCAACTGTGCAAAACTACTGTGTAATTCTTCATGTACTTGCTTGGTCTAGAGTGTTCTCTCAGGCCATGGAGTTATTGGCTGAATTGATACAAATGGTTGAAGTTGAGGGTGTTTGTGCTTCTTCAAATGAGGGCATTTATGAGAATCTTGTGCGCTGTACTGAGGACTGTAATTGGAACCCTGTGATATTTGCTATGCTCGTCAAGGCTTATGTGAAGGTGGGAATGGTTGAGAAGGGTTTGAAAACTTTTAGGAGGAACATTGAGACTCGTCTTATCCCCAATGTGATTGCTTGCAATTGTTTGCTGAGTGGGTTGTCTAGGTTTAATTACATTACTCAATGTTGGGAAGTGTATGAAGAGATGGGAAGACTTGGAGTACAGAGGAATGCTTATACTTTCAATATTATGACCCATGTTTTATGTAAAGATGGAGATACAGATAAGGTGACAGGGTTCTTGGAGAAGATGGAGGAGGAAGGATTTGAACCTGATTTGGTTACATATAACACACTTGTTAACAGTTATTGTAAGAAGAGGAGATTGGAGGATGCTTTTTATCTATACAAGATCATGTATGTCAGAGGTGTGATGCCTAATTTGATCACATATACAACCTTGATGAATGGTCTTTGCGAAGAAGGGAAGGTCAAGGAGGCTCATCAGCTTTTTCATCAGATGGTTCACAGAGGTATAGCTCCAGATATTGTGTCTTATAATACTCTTGTGTGTGGCTATTGCAGACATGGTGAGATGCAAATGTGTAGATCAATATTGTATGAAATGATAGGAAATAGGATTTGTCCTGACAGCATCACTTGTCGGGTTATAGTTGATGGATATGCCAGGGATGGAAAACTTCTTTCAGCCTTGAATACTGTTGAGGAGCTTAAGAGATTTAGAATGAAGATTCCTGAAGAAGTATATGATTATCTTGTAGTTGCACTGTGTAAGGAAGGTAAGCCATTTGCTGCTAGAAGTTTTCTGCATAGGATATCTGAGGATGGTTATACACCTAAAATGAACACATACAATAAACTGGTTGAGTCTCTATGTGAATTCAATAATGAGGAAGAAGCATTAATTTTGAAATCTGATATGGAAAATAAGAGCATGAAAGTGAATGCTGCTGCCTATAGAGCTGTTATAATCTGTTTGTGTAGAGTAAAGAGGACTGTGGAAGCTGAAGTTTTGTTGGAGGAAATTATTGGTTCAGATATGTTACCTGATGTAGAAATAAGCAGGGCATTAATAAAAGGGTATTGTGAGGAAAATAAGGTTGATAAAGCTGTGTCCTTGTTGAAACTCTTTGCCAAGGAGTTTCAAGTTTATGATACTGAAAGCTACAATGCAGTTGTTAAAGTGTTTTGTGATGTTGGGAATGTGACAGAGTTGATGGAGGTTGAGGATAAGCTGCTGAAAATGGGGTATGTTCCTAACAAGTTAACATGCAGGCATGTGATCCATGGATTGCAGAAAGCTATGGAGCTAGATGATGAGATTTTGAACCATAGTTTGTCTTAG